The window TGGCCGCACTTCGGCCCAGCAGAGTCAGAAACTCCCGCCCATAACCTGTTGACTCCCGGTCTCGGCGCCGGACCACCGCCAGATGGTCGGGGGGGAAATAGTGGCCCAAGGGTAACAAGACCAACCGCCTCCTGGTTACGTCAAGGTTTTCCGCCCAGGTGGCGAAGGAAATTCCCAGGCCCATTTCCACATACTGAGCGCTGAGCTCCACGTTGGAAGACTCCATCACCACGTGATAAGAGAGACCCTCCCGTTTCAGCAGGGTTTCGATGTCCGGGTCTCCGGTGATTTTCGGCCCCGGGGGCGGGAGGATCAGGGGAAAGCGAACCATCTCCTCCCAGGTGGGTTGGGGAATGCCGGTCAGGGGATGGTCGGGGGGAACCATGAGACACGTCTGCACCTTCAGCCATCCGCAGGCCGCCAGGTCCCGAGGCACCGCGGACTCCCGGGCAAATCCCAGCTCCACTTCCCGATTGCGCACCAGGTCAAAGACTGCGGCCTGGGGCCGGTCCAGGATAGTGAGACGCACATGGGGAAATCTCTCGGAAAATTCCTTAAGCGGCCGCCCCAGGAGATGATACAGGGTGGTAAAAGGCGCAGCCAACTTGAGGCGGCCATGGGGGATCCCTCGGAGAGCCGCCACCTCCGCCCGCAGGCGCTCATAATGCTCCAGGGTCTTTTCGGCGAAGTCCAGGAGCAGCTCGCCTGCGGGGGTGAGAACCACCCGGCGCCGGCCCAGGCGCTCCACCAACGGGGTGCCCAATTCCGCTTCCAGGGCTTTGAGCTGCTGACTGAGGGCGGACTGGGTCCGGAAAGTGGCTTCGGCGGCTTTGGTGAAACTTCCCAGGCGGGCCAGCTGGCAGAATCCCAGGAGCTGCTGCCATTCCATATTACCCTTTCTTATTTTCTTATTTAATTTAATTAATTTTACTTATAATTAGCCGGCCGGGTAAATTCAAGAAAAAAGTAAGGGGGTTGCTCCATGAAAGCCAGCCTCAAACCCGGCCTTTCCTTTGAATTTGCCTTTCCCGTCCCCGAAGAGTACACCGTGCCCCATCTCCTACCTGAGGCCCCGGAGTTTCAGGCCATGCCCCGCGTTTTGGCCTCCGGCTTCATGGTGGGCCTCATCGAACTGGCCTGCATCAAGGCCGTCAATCCCCATTTGGACTGGCCGACGGAGCAGACCGTGGGCATCGGTTTTCACCTGGACCACACCGCAGCCACGCCACCGGGGCTCACTGTGCGGATTCGGGGCACCCTGACGCGGGTAGAGGGGCGTAAACTCACCTTCGCAGTGGCGGCCGACGACGGGGTTGACAAAATATCTGAGGGAACCCATGATAGGTTCGTTATCCAGGCGGAGAGATTCTCCCGGAAGGCCGCCGACAAACTGCATCGGGCGAAAAGATATTTTGAACCATGATCACCCGGGTGCCCGGCTTTGCCCTGGGCCATGCCAGTGACTACAAGAACCTCACCGGTGTGACGGTGGTGCTATGTCCGCCGCACACCGTGGGGAGCGTGGACATCCGGGGCTCCGCCGCCGGCACCCGCCAGCTGGATGCCCTCCTGGGCCTGCACGTGGTCAATGAGATCCACGCCGTCTGCATCGCCGGCGGGAGCGCCTTCGGCCTGGACGCCGCCGGCGGGGTGATGGAATTCCTGGAGGAGCGGGGCCGGGGCTTTGATGTGGCCATCACCCGGGTGCCCATCGTGCCCACCGCGGTGATCTACGACCTCTCCCTGGGCAACTGCCGGGTGCGGCCCGATCGGGCCATGGGGTTGAGCGCCTGTCTGGCGGCCAGAAGCGACCCTCAGGGCGACGGCAGCGTGGGCGCAGGGACCGGCGCCAGCGTGGGCAAGCTCTTCGGCATCCGCCAGGCCACCAAGGGCGGCTTGGGGACGGCGCATCTGAGCGGCCCGGAGGGGCTGCAGGTGGGGGCCCTGGCGGTGGTCAACGCCTTCGGGGACGTGGTGGACCCGGAGACCGGGGAGATTGTGGCTGGCGCCCGCACCGGCCCGGAGAGCCGGGAGTTTGCCGACAGCGCCCGCCATATCCGCCGGGGCGTGGTGCGCCAGCGCTTCGGGGAGCCCAACACCACCGTGGGGGTGGTGGCCACCAACGCCCGCCTTACTCGGGAAGAGGCCCAAAAAATCGCCCAGATGGGCCACAATGCCCTGGCCCGCTGCATCCGGCCGGTGCACACCCTCTTTGACGGCGACATCATCTTTGTGCTCGCCCATCCCGAGGTCCGGGCGGACCTGCATGTGGTGGGGCTTTTGGCCCAGGCGGCCCTGGAGGCGGCCATCCTCTCGGCGGTGAAAAGCGCCCACGGTCTGGGGGTGCTGCCTGCCTGGCAGGAGCTTCAAGGGGGCGCCTGACGGCACAGGGAAGGCCGGGAAATCATCGTCTCGCCCGGCGCCGGATGGGAGGGTCCTCAGGAAGACGAGAGAAGGTCCTGATTTCCCGCGCCTGAACACCTTGAGGTCATCCTGACATGCCCCTGATTGACCCGGAGCTCATCGTCTTTGACCTGGACGGCACCCTGGCGGCCACGGTGCCGGACATCGCCGCGGCCCTCAACCATGCCCTGGCGGCGGTGGGGCTTCCCGCCTACCCCGAGGCGGCGGTGGCCGAGATGATCGGCGGCGGCGAGGAGACCTTTCTCCGCCGGGCCCTGGGGCCGGACCACCAGGACCTCTATCCCGAGGTGCGCCGCCGGTATCTGGACTACTACGCCGCTCACCTGGTGGAGGCGACCCGCCTCTATCCCGGGGTCCAGGAGACCCTGGCGGCCCTTACGCCCCGGAAGCTGGCGGTGCTGTCCAACAAGCTGGCGGTCCTCACCCAGGGGATCGTGACGCAACTGGGGCTGGGCCCGTTTTTCCAGGCGGTCAGGGGCGGGGATAGCTATGGAGTCCTGAAGCCGGACCCTCGGGGCCTGATGGCCCTCATCCGGGATCTTAAGGCCCGGCCGGAGCGCACCCTCATGGTGGGGGACAAGCCCGCGGATGTGCTGGCGGGCAAGGGCGCGGGCACGGCCACGGTGGCGGTCACCTACGGCTACGGCGAGCCGGCCCGGCTGGCGGCGGCGGGGCCGGAGGCTCTCATCGGCGAGTTTTCCCAGCTCTTGGAGCTGGTCGGCGGCGCTCCCGGCGGCAATGCCCCACATAACGATTAACACCTTCCGGGGTCAAGGGGTCTCATAGCCAAAGAGCGCACCCCAGTCCAACTCCCGGATTGACCCTCTCGCAGCCGGAGTGCGGCGGGAATTTTCGTTTGACAGCGGGCCGGAGGGGGGAATATATAATAGGGGGAATGGCGGTGTAGCTCAGCTGGTTAGAGCATGCGGCTCATATCCGCAGTGTCCGGGGTTCGAATCCCTGCACCGCCACCACTTATTATTTTTTTGGAGGATGGGCCTTATGAAAAAGCTGTTGACCTGGGTTGTGGGGGGAGCCTTTCTTTTGAGCCTGCCTGCCATGGGGCTGGCCCAGAAGGAAGAGAAAACGGCGCCGCCGGCACCGGCGCCCGCAGTGGAATCCCAGGCTCCGAAAGAATGGAGTGCCCCTACCGAAAAGACGCAGAAGAAGGAAACCACCAAGAAGTCGAAGAAAGCCAAATCCAAGGCCAAGAAGAGCAAGAAGGCCAAGAAGCCGGAGCAGCCGGCCTCTTAAGCTGAGAAGCGCATCATTCCAGGGTCTCATGCCGGGGTGCCAGGTGGTGCAACTGGCATCCCACCCCCCGGATTTCTCCACACGGGGGAGAGGGGAAAGCGGGGGAGCGCACTTTTCCCCGCCTGCAAGATTGAGCACTTAATCCCATACAGGAATCGGCCATGAAGCGACTGGGAGAACTTGCCCTCACCGGCCTGCTCTGTCTGGCCCTGACTCCTCCCCTCCTGGCACAGCAGGAGGCGCCACCCCCCGCCATTCCGCCCATCCTGGAAGGCAACCGGCCCCTGGCCTATCCGGAGAGCAAGCATCCGGAAGGGCCGGTGGCCGAAGCGGAGAAGCCCGCCACTGCCACCCCTAAGGCGAAATCCGACCGCAAGACCCGCCAAGCATCAGCAGTGAGCAAAAAGAAGAAGGGCAAAGGCAGTGCGGTGGCGGGGAAAAAGAAATCCCCCAAAAGCGGCCGCAAGAAAGGGGTGGCCACCACCCGGGGGGCGTCGGCCCGGAACACCTGAGCCGGCCCCTCCCCTCGGAAAGGAGATGAACATGCGCAGGCTGAGCAAACTAGTGGGTGCGGCAATGGTGCTGGTGCTGCTGGCGGCTCTCCCGGTGGCGGCCCAAGGCAAGCCGGAGCTCTGGAACGGCAGCCATTGGCAGACCATGTCCCCGGAACTCAAGGTGGCTTACATCAAGGGCATCGGCAACA of the Desulfobaccales bacterium genome contains:
- a CDS encoding LysR family transcriptional regulator; the protein is MEWQQLLGFCQLARLGSFTKAAEATFRTQSALSQQLKALEAELGTPLVERLGRRRVVLTPAGELLLDFAEKTLEHYERLRAEVAALRGIPHGRLKLAAPFTTLYHLLGRPLKEFSERFPHVRLTILDRPQAAVFDLVRNREVELGFARESAVPRDLAACGWLKVQTCLMVPPDHPLTGIPQPTWEEMVRFPLILPPPGPKITGDPDIETLLKREGLSYHVVMESSNVELSAQYVEMGLGISFATWAENLDVTRRRLVLLPLGHYFPPDHLAVVRRRDRESTGYGREFLTLLGRSAATAPEPDLKV
- a CDS encoding thioesterase family protein, which translates into the protein MKASLKPGLSFEFAFPVPEEYTVPHLLPEAPEFQAMPRVLASGFMVGLIELACIKAVNPHLDWPTEQTVGIGFHLDHTAATPPGLTVRIRGTLTRVEGRKLTFAVAADDGVDKISEGTHDRFVIQAERFSRKAADKLHRAKRYFEP
- a CDS encoding P1 family peptidase; this encodes MITRVPGFALGHASDYKNLTGVTVVLCPPHTVGSVDIRGSAAGTRQLDALLGLHVVNEIHAVCIAGGSAFGLDAAGGVMEFLEERGRGFDVAITRVPIVPTAVIYDLSLGNCRVRPDRAMGLSACLAARSDPQGDGSVGAGTGASVGKLFGIRQATKGGLGTAHLSGPEGLQVGALAVVNAFGDVVDPETGEIVAGARTGPESREFADSARHIRRGVVRQRFGEPNTTVGVVATNARLTREEAQKIAQMGHNALARCIRPVHTLFDGDIIFVLAHPEVRADLHVVGLLAQAALEAAILSAVKSAHGLGVLPAWQELQGGA
- a CDS encoding HAD-IA family hydrolase; protein product: MPLIDPELIVFDLDGTLAATVPDIAAALNHALAAVGLPAYPEAAVAEMIGGGEETFLRRALGPDHQDLYPEVRRRYLDYYAAHLVEATRLYPGVQETLAALTPRKLAVLSNKLAVLTQGIVTQLGLGPFFQAVRGGDSYGVLKPDPRGLMALIRDLKARPERTLMVGDKPADVLAGKGAGTATVAVTYGYGEPARLAAAGPEALIGEFSQLLELVGGAPGGNAPHND